A section of the Marinoscillum sp. 108 genome encodes:
- a CDS encoding RNA polymerase sigma factor RpoD/SigA, whose protein sequence is MRQLKITQSITNRRESHTLEKYFTEVSNVPMITPDEEVTLAKRIREGDELALEKLVKANLRFVVSVAKQYQNRSLPLNDLINEGNLGLIKAAKKFDETKGFKFISYAVWWIRQSIMQALAEQSRIVRLPMNKSGAINQIRRAYAELEQQFEREPTEEELAEILDMKPSEVRNTLGAEVKQMSMDAPFGEDESGSLLDVLENQTTGPTDGELVFNDSLKVETLRALSTLTAREREVIMMSFGIGHDNPYTLEEIGDAMGLTRERVRQIREKALQKLREPGKNRRLKEFVAN, encoded by the coding sequence ATGCGACAACTCAAGATCACACAATCCATTACCAACCGAAGAGAGAGTCACACTCTGGAGAAGTACTTTACTGAAGTAAGTAATGTACCGATGATTACTCCTGATGAGGAGGTGACGCTAGCTAAAAGAATCCGCGAGGGTGATGAGCTGGCTCTGGAGAAGTTGGTAAAGGCTAACTTGAGGTTCGTGGTATCTGTGGCGAAGCAGTACCAAAACAGAAGCCTTCCTTTGAATGACCTCATCAACGAGGGAAACCTGGGATTGATCAAGGCAGCAAAGAAATTTGATGAAACCAAAGGTTTCAAATTTATCTCCTATGCGGTGTGGTGGATTCGTCAGTCCATTATGCAGGCTTTGGCTGAGCAGTCGAGAATTGTTCGTCTACCGATGAACAAGTCAGGTGCGATCAACCAGATCAGAAGAGCCTATGCTGAGCTCGAGCAGCAGTTTGAGCGTGAGCCAACTGAGGAGGAATTGGCAGAAATTCTGGACATGAAGCCTAGTGAAGTGCGAAACACACTGGGTGCTGAGGTGAAGCAAATGTCCATGGATGCACCTTTTGGTGAAGATGAGTCTGGTTCACTTTTGGATGTATTGGAAAACCAAACCACAGGTCCTACAGATGGTGAGTTGGTATTCAATGATTCACTGAAGGTGGAGACACTAAGGGCGCTTTCTACCCTGACAGCCAGAGAAAGAGAAGTGATCATGATGAGCTTCGGTATCGGTCATGACAATCCTTACACATTGGAAGAAATAGGAGATGCCATGGGATTGACCCGTGAGCGTGTGAGACAAATAAGAGAAAAGGCACTTCAGAAATTGAGAGAGCCTGGTAAAAACAGAAGACTTAAAGAGTTTGTCGCTAATTAA
- a CDS encoding outer membrane beta-barrel protein, whose product MRKTIYFIFICVFFLKFFNAKAQESKIKFGAYLDTYYSFDFSKPLDNQRLYVTQYDKHNEFNLSHAWVSAAYEEDKVRASLALQVGTYPANNYGAEPEKLYQMVYEAYAGYQVTKKGWLDVGIFGGHFGYESALSLDRDLYSPALATEYTPYYQSGLRYTHDLSDKTQLRAVVLNGWQNIGETNNKKSLGIAVDHTLNESFKISYGNYYGNESTNSNMDLMRFHNNLILEAKPLKNWKIAGVLDYTTQSNSATDKNLHTSFITVISKYTFSEKWSVAGRYENINDKDDLLINGITGQFAMNVISLSVNYYPTENAAFKLEAKTYKGPYNNFAGEEGVGAGLLVLGAGMAIRLN is encoded by the coding sequence ATGAGAAAAACTATCTATTTTATATTTATATGTGTCTTTTTTTTGAAATTTTTCAATGCGAAAGCGCAAGAATCCAAAATCAAGTTTGGCGCATACCTGGATACCTACTATAGTTTTGACTTTAGCAAACCTCTGGATAATCAACGACTTTACGTCACTCAATACGATAAACACAACGAATTTAACCTGAGCCACGCCTGGGTGAGTGCCGCCTACGAAGAAGATAAAGTCAGGGCTAGTCTGGCCCTACAGGTGGGAACCTATCCGGCCAACAACTACGGGGCAGAACCAGAAAAACTCTACCAAATGGTGTATGAAGCGTATGCGGGGTATCAGGTAACAAAAAAAGGATGGTTGGATGTGGGGATTTTTGGCGGACATTTTGGTTATGAAAGTGCCTTGTCTCTGGATCGGGATCTGTATTCTCCCGCACTGGCCACTGAGTACACCCCATACTATCAGTCTGGTCTGCGGTACACCCACGACCTCTCAGACAAAACACAGCTAAGAGCAGTAGTTCTCAACGGCTGGCAAAATATAGGTGAAACCAACAATAAAAAATCACTGGGTATCGCCGTGGACCACACGCTGAATGAATCATTCAAAATAAGCTATGGTAACTATTACGGCAATGAGAGCACCAACAGCAACATGGACCTGATGAGGTTTCACAACAATCTGATTCTCGAGGCAAAGCCCCTTAAGAATTGGAAAATTGCAGGTGTGCTAGACTACACCACACAAAGCAACAGCGCTACTGATAAAAACCTACACACTTCTTTTATCACGGTGATCAGCAAGTATACATTTTCTGAAAAATGGTCGGTGGCTGGCCGTTATGAAAACATCAATGACAAAGATGACCTACTCATCAATGGCATCACAGGCCAGTTTGCCATGAATGTCATTAGTCTGTCTGTAAACTATTACCCCACCGAAAATGCCGCATTCAAATTAGAAGCTAAAACCTACAAAGGCCCGTACAATAACTTCGCGGGTGAAGAGGGCGTGGGGGCCGGACTATTGGTCCTCGGAGCAGGAATGGCGATTAGACTCAACTAA
- a CDS encoding pyridoxal phosphate-dependent aminotransferase: MMDLRSERIKNMAESATLAMAAKARELKQNGVDVISLSLGEPDFKTPKHIQEGAKAAIDEGKYFAYPPVNGYLDLREAISAKFKKENGLNYSPDQIVVSNGAKQSIANVFLALLDPGDEVIVFSPYWVSYSALVELAEGKCVFVNGDLEHDFKATAEQLKASITDKTKALIFSSPCNPTGSVFSQEELEAIAEVLKEYPNIVVISDEIYELINYGEKHVSIGAIAGMEDRTVTVNGFAKGFAMTGWRVGYIGAPLWLAKAANKMQGQITSANCSIAQRAALTALTSDYEPSYKMVEEYRSRRELVYGLLSEIPGVEVNMPGGAFYFFPNVSSYFGKSVNGKVIADATDLSLFLLEDANVSVVTGEAFGDPRCLRLSYAASVEDLKTAMSRMKASLAKLA; the protein is encoded by the coding sequence ATAATGGATTTACGATCAGAGCGAATCAAAAATATGGCAGAATCTGCAACCCTGGCCATGGCAGCAAAGGCAAGGGAGCTGAAGCAGAATGGAGTGGACGTAATAAGCCTTAGCTTGGGCGAGCCGGACTTTAAGACGCCTAAACACATTCAGGAGGGAGCGAAAGCGGCCATTGATGAAGGAAAGTACTTTGCGTACCCTCCGGTAAATGGCTATTTGGATCTCAGAGAAGCTATCAGTGCCAAATTCAAGAAGGAAAACGGATTGAATTATTCGCCTGATCAGATTGTGGTTTCCAATGGAGCCAAGCAGTCTATTGCCAACGTATTTTTGGCACTGCTGGATCCGGGTGATGAGGTGATCGTATTTTCGCCATACTGGGTGAGCTATAGCGCTTTGGTGGAACTGGCTGAGGGGAAGTGTGTTTTTGTGAATGGAGATTTGGAACATGACTTTAAAGCAACAGCCGAGCAACTGAAAGCCTCTATCACGGACAAAACAAAAGCATTGATTTTTTCATCACCATGTAATCCCACAGGTTCTGTTTTTTCTCAGGAAGAACTGGAGGCTATCGCGGAAGTGCTGAAAGAATATCCAAATATCGTGGTGATCTCCGATGAAATTTATGAGTTGATCAACTACGGAGAGAAGCATGTGAGCATCGGTGCCATTGCAGGCATGGAGGATCGTACAGTTACTGTCAACGGATTTGCCAAAGGATTTGCAATGACTGGCTGGAGAGTGGGGTACATCGGAGCTCCCCTATGGCTGGCCAAAGCAGCCAATAAAATGCAGGGGCAGATCACCTCAGCCAACTGTTCAATAGCTCAGCGTGCCGCGTTGACGGCCCTGACTTCAGACTATGAGCCATCTTACAAGATGGTGGAGGAGTACAGAAGCCGACGGGAGCTGGTGTATGGCCTGCTGAGTGAAATTCCCGGTGTGGAGGTGAATATGCCTGGTGGAGCCTTCTATTTTTTCCCCAATGTGAGCAGCTATTTTGGCAAAAGTGTCAACGGGAAGGTCATTGCTGACGCCACCGACTTAAGTCTGTTTTTATTGGAAGATGCCAATGTATCGGTAGTGACTGGTGAGGCATTTGGTGATCCCAGATGTTTGAGACTGTCTTATGCTGCTTCTGTTGAGGATCTGAAAACGGCCATGAGCAGGATGAAGGCATCATTGGCTAAACTAGCATAA